One Halalkalicoccus sp. NIPERK01 DNA segment encodes these proteins:
- a CDS encoding deoxyribonuclease IV, protein MRVGAHVSIAGGIDNAVPRQVEVGGNCGQIFTTSPQVWAQPEIDEEEARRFREGTREKLDGPWVIHSSYLVNLCTPKDDLREKSVASMQAELDAATLLDIEFVNVHLGAHTGAGVEGGLENAAAALDALDVPEDVTVLIESDAGSGTKLGGEFEHLARVLEASEQDLDVCVDTAHVFAAGYDLSTPDGVRETIEEFDDVVGLEHLRCIHLNDSKHARGTNKDEHAHVGEGLIGIEGMETVINHPDLADVPLVLETPTEDGKSYEWNIDRVRELRE, encoded by the coding sequence ATGCGCGTCGGAGCACACGTCTCGATCGCCGGCGGGATCGACAACGCCGTCCCCAGGCAGGTCGAGGTCGGCGGTAACTGCGGACAGATCTTCACGACCTCCCCGCAGGTCTGGGCCCAGCCGGAGATCGACGAGGAGGAGGCACGGCGCTTTCGCGAGGGGACACGCGAGAAACTCGACGGTCCGTGGGTGATCCACTCGTCGTACCTCGTGAACCTCTGTACCCCCAAGGACGACCTGCGCGAGAAGTCAGTCGCGAGCATGCAGGCCGAACTCGACGCCGCCACACTTCTCGACATCGAGTTCGTCAACGTGCATCTGGGAGCCCACACCGGCGCGGGCGTCGAGGGGGGACTCGAAAACGCCGCGGCCGCCCTCGACGCGCTCGACGTGCCGGAGGACGTGACGGTCCTCATCGAGAGCGACGCGGGAAGCGGGACGAAACTCGGCGGCGAGTTCGAGCACCTCGCGCGCGTGCTCGAAGCGAGCGAACAGGACCTCGACGTCTGTGTCGACACCGCCCACGTCTTCGCCGCGGGCTACGACCTTTCTACCCCCGACGGAGTCCGAGAGACGATCGAGGAGTTCGACGACGTGGTGGGGCTGGAACACCTGCGGTGTATCCACCTCAACGACTCGAAACACGCCCGTGGCACCAACAAGGACGAACACGCCCACGTCGGCGAGGGTCTCATCGGGATCGAGGGGATGGAGACCGTCATCAACCACCCCGACCTCGCCGACGTGCCGCTGGTGCTCGAGACGCCCACCGAGGACGGCAAGAGCTACGAGTGGAACATCGACCGAGTGAGGGAGCTCAGGGAGTAG
- a CDS encoding class I SAM-dependent methyltransferase → MRRFDAAYLEETRRGMWEEVGTLAGLELESRERIADVGCGTGELTRVLARESSAEVIGIDADRDLLEAAREHGHVLAGDATRLSLREDAADLVTCQALLINLPDPRRAVEEFARVSSDLVCAIEPDNGEVEVDSTVEREAALARRARRHYIEGVGTDVTLGADSEVLFEEAGLSDVRTRRYDHEKVVKAPYDEAALESAKRKATGEGIESDRETLVETLSSEGFDSLRAEWREMGREAIEQMQAGEYERVERVPFYVTVGRIA, encoded by the coding sequence ATGCGCCGGTTCGACGCGGCGTACCTCGAAGAGACGCGCCGCGGGATGTGGGAAGAGGTCGGAACGCTCGCGGGCCTGGAGTTAGAAAGTAGAGAGCGAATCGCCGACGTGGGCTGTGGGACGGGCGAACTCACGCGGGTGCTCGCTCGTGAGAGTTCCGCCGAGGTGATCGGGATCGACGCCGACCGCGACCTCCTGGAGGCCGCCCGCGAACACGGCCACGTCCTCGCGGGTGACGCGACCCGCCTCTCCCTGCGCGAGGACGCGGCCGACCTCGTGACCTGCCAGGCCCTGCTGATCAACCTCCCCGATCCCCGCCGGGCGGTCGAGGAGTTCGCGCGGGTCTCCTCGGATCTCGTCTGTGCGATCGAACCCGACAACGGCGAGGTCGAGGTGGACTCAACGGTCGAGCGCGAAGCGGCGCTCGCGCGCCGCGCCCGCCGGCACTACATCGAGGGCGTCGGGACGGACGTCACCCTCGGGGCCGATAGCGAGGTGCTGTTCGAGGAGGCGGGATTGTCGGACGTACGGACCCGTCGGTACGACCACGAGAAGGTGGTGAAAGCGCCCTACGACGAGGCGGCGCTCGAGAGCGCGAAGCGAAAGGCCACCGGGGAGGGAATCGAGAGCGACCGCGAAACGCTGGTAGAAACCCTCTCTTCGGAGGGGTTCGACTCGCTCAGGGCCGAATGGCGCGAGATGGGCCGGGAGGCCATCGAGCAGATGCAGGCCGGCGAGTACGAGCGCGTCGAGCGGGTGCCCTTCTACGTAACCGTCGGCCGAATAGCGTGA